A single Marinitoga aeolica DNA region contains:
- a CDS encoding helicase-related protein: MIIILNDILDIIKKSTKKFKIVIFPEAWNIEDLIEDNILFYPNYDIFPFESIDVSNKIKAYRIKTLYNLLNKNNDAIIFTTFHSLSRYTIPPNLFKNEILSFKINENLNINPLISGYKKTWNVYEYGEFSQKGFVKDIFIPIYDFPIRIELFDDEITRINFFDPYSQKSIKSINNFIFVPGSEFMYKYENIYNKNLETFLINHKYKNVSFDIETFETLPAVLYEKKNTLLDYIDINNLEIFIINEKENIKSYYEREKENLEFIFSDIKKDLYKEFSGQNIEKILKLKYKNLEVDKHNLLVKKVTSKEKSNELPILEWEDLKIDDLIVHEDYGIGIYKGLEKIKTYSGEKELIKIEYENNAKVFLPIERIDKITKYVGDKDLVKIDKIGSSSWQKRKKKIEDNIRNKIRELIKLYALREHTTGISLSGDEEIEEKFKKTFDYIETIDQEKAIEEVLNDLSSTKPMDRLIAGDAGFGKTEVALRAVVRTVSSGYQAAILVPTTILAQQYYDNVKDRFEEVGITVELIDRFKTQKEKNIIIDKINSGKLDVIIGTHALLNKNIKFKKLGLLVVDEEQRFGVFQKEKLKELSHGINVLTMSATPIPRTLYFSITGLRDLSVLSTPPYGRIPVETFVFKYSDNIIRTAILREKSRGGQVLYIHNRINDLEEIEEKVRKIVPEVNTVAVHGKMPKKYLSKIIKMFYNGDIDVLISTTIIENGIDIPNANTLIIDDSERYGISQLYQLRGRVGRSNKRAFAYFLYKTKLKTETIKKLEAIKNISGPGSGLKLALQDLEIRGFGDLLGIEQKGHINNVGLHMYKEILNRTIAEYYSKQLEMKEVKEKINLDIKGIKMPIIIPEKYIENPIERMRIYRTIANENNIENIENIKKDIEDRFGKIPEEVNNLLEYTKLRIIAYKKGAKNIEIYDKSLIIEYRNHLDIDIKILKKHSKKFNHFPDEKKIVIYSINPEKTLFKIFK, from the coding sequence GTGATTATTATACTAAATGACATATTGGACATAATAAAAAAATCAACGAAAAAATTTAAAATCGTTATCTTTCCAGAAGCATGGAATATTGAAGATTTAATTGAAGACAATATTTTATTTTATCCGAATTATGATATTTTTCCTTTTGAATCTATTGATGTTTCAAATAAAATAAAAGCATATAGAATAAAAACGCTTTATAATCTTTTAAATAAAAATAATGATGCAATAATATTTACTACATTTCATTCATTGAGTAGATACACAATTCCACCAAATCTCTTTAAAAATGAAATATTATCTTTTAAAATCAATGAAAATTTGAATATAAACCCTTTAATTTCAGGTTATAAAAAAACATGGAATGTATATGAATATGGTGAATTTTCTCAAAAAGGTTTCGTTAAGGATATCTTTATTCCTATCTATGACTTCCCTATAAGAATAGAATTATTTGATGATGAAATTACAAGAATTAATTTTTTTGATCCATATTCTCAAAAAAGTATTAAGTCAATCAATAATTTTATTTTCGTTCCTGGATCCGAATTCATGTATAAATATGAAAATATTTATAACAAAAATCTGGAAACTTTCCTTATAAACCATAAATACAAAAATGTTTCCTTTGATATAGAAACATTTGAAACATTACCTGCTGTATTATATGAAAAGAAAAATACATTACTTGATTATATTGATATAAACAATTTAGAAATATTTATCATAAATGAAAAAGAAAACATAAAATCATATTATGAAAGAGAAAAAGAAAATTTAGAATTTATTTTTTCTGATATAAAAAAAGATTTGTATAAAGAATTCAGTGGTCAAAATATAGAAAAAATATTGAAATTAAAATATAAAAATTTAGAAGTTGACAAACATAATCTTTTAGTGAAAAAAGTTACCTCAAAGGAAAAAAGCAATGAATTGCCTATTCTAGAATGGGAAGATTTAAAAATTGATGATCTTATTGTTCATGAAGACTATGGAATTGGTATTTATAAAGGTTTAGAAAAAATAAAAACATATTCTGGTGAAAAAGAATTAATCAAAATAGAATATGAAAATAACGCAAAAGTATTTTTACCAATTGAAAGAATTGATAAAATTACTAAATATGTTGGGGATAAAGATTTAGTAAAAATTGACAAAATAGGTTCTTCATCATGGCAAAAACGCAAGAAAAAAATTGAAGATAATATAAGAAATAAAATAAGGGAATTAATTAAATTATATGCATTGAGAGAACATACAACAGGAATTTCATTAAGTGGCGATGAAGAAATTGAAGAAAAATTTAAAAAAACCTTTGATTATATAGAAACAATAGATCAAGAAAAAGCAATTGAGGAAGTATTAAATGATTTATCTTCAACAAAACCTATGGATAGACTTATAGCTGGTGATGCTGGATTTGGAAAAACAGAAGTAGCTTTAAGAGCTGTAGTAAGAACTGTAAGTTCTGGTTATCAAGCAGCAATTTTAGTTCCTACAACAATACTAGCTCAACAATATTATGATAACGTAAAAGATAGATTTGAAGAAGTAGGAATAACTGTAGAATTAATAGATAGATTTAAAACTCAAAAAGAAAAAAATATTATAATTGATAAAATTAATTCAGGAAAATTAGATGTAATAATAGGAACTCATGCATTATTAAATAAAAATATTAAATTCAAAAAATTGGGATTATTGGTAGTTGATGAAGAACAAAGATTTGGTGTTTTTCAAAAAGAAAAATTGAAAGAGCTTTCTCATGGAATAAATGTTTTAACAATGAGTGCAACTCCTATTCCCCGCACACTTTATTTTTCAATTACAGGTTTAAGAGATTTATCTGTATTATCTACACCACCATATGGAAGAATTCCAGTAGAAACTTTTGTTTTTAAATATTCGGATAATATCATAAGAACTGCTATTTTAAGAGAAAAATCAAGAGGTGGTCAAGTATTATACATTCACAACCGAATTAATGATTTAGAAGAAATTGAAGAAAAAGTTAGAAAAATTGTTCCTGAAGTAAATACTGTTGCAGTACATGGAAAAATGCCCAAAAAATACTTATCTAAAATAATAAAAATGTTTTACAATGGAGATATTGATGTTTTAATATCTACAACAATAATTGAAAATGGGATTGATATACCAAATGCTAATACATTAATAATTGATGATTCAGAACGATATGGCATATCTCAATTATATCAATTAAGAGGTAGAGTTGGAAGAAGTAATAAAAGAGCTTTTGCTTATTTTTTATACAAAACAAAACTAAAAACAGAAACAATAAAAAAATTAGAGGCTATTAAAAATATTTCAGGACCTGGTAGCGGACTTAAGTTGGCTCTACAGGATTTAGAAATTAGGGGATTTGGAGATTTACTAGGCATTGAACAAAAAGGACATATTAATAATGTTGGATTGCACATGTATAAAGAAATATTAAATAGAACTATAGCAGAATATTATTCAAAACAATTAGAAATGAAAGAAGTTAAAGAAAAAATTAATCTTGATATTAAAGGAATAAAAATGCCTATAATTATACCTGAAAAATATATAGAAAATCCAATTGAAAGAATGAGAATATATAGAACTATAGCTAATGAAAATAATATTGAAAATATTGAAAACATAAAAAAGGATATTGAAGATAGATTCGGTAAAATACCTGAAGAAGTCAACAATTTGTTAGAATATACAAAATTAAGAATTATTGCATATAAAAAAGGAGCAAAAAATATTGAAATATATGATAAGAGTTTAATAATTGAATATAGAAACCATTTAGATATTGACATTAAAATTCTAAAAAAGCATTCTAAAAAGTTTAATCATTTTCCTGATGAAAAGAAAATAGTAATTTATTCAATAAACCCAGAAAAAACATTATTCAAAATTTTTAAATAA
- a CDS encoding FliA/WhiG family RNA polymerase sigma factor — protein MKNINKDDVIKNFLPKIKYIALNLLSSLPKNVELDDLIQEGIIGLLQSLEKYNPQKGVTFYSFAIKRIRGAMLDYLRKIDWLPKDLRHKIKKMEEVLAEQNIDDYIDDEELAKILEISEKDVKKLKAELYRSHILSLDSFLITNNEINIESDNAENDPEILAYKDMLKNELKKAILSLNKREQLILSLYYEKEMTFKEIGKILDISESRVSQIHSSIIIKLKKMLGGD, from the coding sequence ATGAAAAATATAAATAAAGATGATGTAATAAAAAATTTTTTGCCAAAGATAAAATATATTGCCTTAAATTTACTATCTTCCCTTCCAAAGAATGTTGAACTTGACGATTTAATACAGGAAGGGATTATCGGTTTATTACAGTCATTGGAAAAATATAATCCGCAAAAAGGAGTTACTTTCTATTCTTTTGCTATAAAAAGAATTAGAGGTGCTATGCTTGATTATTTAAGAAAAATAGATTGGTTACCAAAAGATTTAAGACATAAGATTAAAAAAATGGAAGAAGTTTTAGCAGAGCAAAATATCGACGATTATATAGATGATGAGGAATTAGCAAAAATTTTAGAAATATCTGAAAAAGATGTTAAAAAATTAAAAGCAGAATTATATAGAAGTCATATTTTAAGTTTAGATTCTTTTTTGATTACTAACAATGAAATAAATATTGAATCTGATAATGCTGAAAATGATCCAGAAATACTTGCTTATAAAGATATGTTAAAAAACGAACTCAAAAAAGCTATATTAAGTCTAAATAAAAGAGAACAACTTATTTTATCATTATATTATGAAAAAGAAATGACTTTCAAAGAAATTGGAAAAATTCTGGATATTTCAGAATCAAGAGTATCGCAAATACATTCTTCTATAATTATTAAACTGAAGAAAATGTTAGGCGGTGATTAA